The proteins below come from a single Rhodococcus sp. WMMA185 genomic window:
- a CDS encoding MFS transporter, giving the protein MSDSPAETVTQPAEVSTSLRRARAATFTLFGICGLLVGMWVVHIPAITDQTRIDHATLGTLLLMLGVGAIGGMQLSVPLANRIGSGRTAIISGLVLSITAVGPGLATRAWQLGLALVVFGLSVGALNVSVNALAVEVERRYRRPIMSAFHALYSVGGAAGALLGALTLAAGWAPVTALAAAGGISVVAVTTVSRWVVSDPAGRPEESEGPAKPPEPGRRSRGRLSTRVLLLGGIAFALMLSEGVANDWSALQVKENLGASDAVAALAFGAFSVMMTVGRFTADRVSGAFGPVAVIRYGMLIAATGLLLILASGQLTLTIVGWALFGLGLSGAVPQIYTAAGNLGSDSANVNLSRVVTFGHVGFLSGPAIMGWISQVIPLTAAMAIPLLCVLVVAACAGAVQSTPAPAQQNHSALS; this is encoded by the coding sequence GTGAGCGATTCCCCAGCCGAAACGGTCACCCAACCGGCAGAGGTGAGCACATCGCTGCGACGAGCCCGCGCAGCGACATTCACGCTCTTCGGGATCTGCGGACTCCTGGTCGGCATGTGGGTGGTACACATCCCGGCGATTACGGACCAGACCAGGATCGACCACGCCACCCTGGGCACCCTGCTGCTGATGTTGGGCGTCGGCGCGATCGGCGGCATGCAACTGTCTGTTCCGCTCGCCAACCGAATCGGCAGCGGGCGTACCGCGATCATCTCGGGACTGGTTCTGTCGATCACAGCGGTCGGACCGGGGCTTGCCACACGGGCCTGGCAACTAGGGCTCGCCCTCGTGGTGTTCGGGTTGAGCGTCGGCGCGCTGAACGTCTCGGTCAACGCGCTCGCGGTCGAGGTCGAACGGCGTTATCGGCGGCCCATCATGTCGGCGTTCCATGCCCTGTACTCCGTGGGTGGCGCCGCAGGAGCGCTACTCGGAGCGTTGACGCTGGCCGCGGGATGGGCACCGGTGACGGCGCTTGCCGCCGCCGGCGGAATCAGCGTCGTAGCGGTCACCACAGTCTCGCGCTGGGTGGTGAGTGACCCGGCAGGCAGACCTGAAGAGTCCGAAGGTCCAGCGAAACCGCCGGAACCCGGACGACGGTCGCGGGGACGGTTGTCCACCCGGGTGCTGCTACTCGGGGGTATCGCGTTCGCCCTCATGCTCTCCGAGGGCGTCGCGAACGACTGGAGCGCGCTGCAGGTCAAGGAGAATCTCGGGGCATCGGATGCTGTCGCAGCCCTCGCGTTCGGCGCATTCTCGGTGATGATGACGGTGGGCCGGTTCACCGCCGACCGAGTGAGCGGCGCCTTTGGACCCGTCGCCGTGATCCGCTACGGAATGCTCATCGCGGCCACAGGACTACTGCTGATCTTGGCCTCGGGGCAACTCACGCTCACAATCGTCGGCTGGGCCCTGTTCGGCTTGGGATTGTCGGGCGCCGTGCCACAGATCTACACCGCCGCGGGCAATCTGGGCTCCGACTCCGCGAATGTCAACTTGTCTCGGGTGGTCACCTTCGGGCACGTGGGATTTCTTTCGGGACCGGCCATCATGGGCTGGATCAGCCAGGTGATCCCCCTCACCGCCGCGATGGCGATTCCGCTGCTGTGCGTCCTCGTCGTCGCTGCGTGTGCAGGTGCCGTCCAGAGCACACCGGCCCCCGCTCAGCAAAATCACAGCGCGCTCTCCTGA
- a CDS encoding MFS transporter, which yields MSDSPAETVNQPTGVSASLRRARVATFTIFWTCGFLFGMWVVHIPAIEAQTGIDHGTLGTLLLVLGVGAIGGMQLSVPLADRVGSGRTAIIAGLVLSITTIGPGLATGAWHLGLALVVFGFTVGALDVSMNAHAVEVERRYQRPIMAAFHALFSVGGAAGALLGALTLAAGWAPVTALTAAGGIGIVAVTAVSRWVVRVPARRPAESATDEKAPGRLSTRVLLLGAIAFALMLSEGVANDWSALQVKEDLGASDAVAALAFGAFSVAMTVGRLTADRVSGAFGPVAVIRYGMLIAATGLLLILISGVLTLTLVGWALFGLGLSGSLPQIFTAAGNLGSGPPGANMSKVVTLGYLGFLSGPAVMGWISQVIPLTTAMTIPLLCVIVVAACGDAVRATPAPVHQNHSRLS from the coding sequence GTGAGCGATTCCCCGGCCGAAACGGTCAACCAGCCGACAGGGGTGAGCGCATCGCTGCGACGCGCCAGGGTAGCGACATTCACGATCTTCTGGACCTGCGGATTCCTGTTCGGCATGTGGGTGGTACACATCCCGGCTATCGAAGCCCAGACCGGGATCGACCACGGCACCCTGGGCACCCTGTTGTTGGTGCTGGGCGTCGGCGCGATCGGCGGCATGCAACTGTCTGTTCCGCTCGCCGACCGAGTCGGCAGCGGGCGCACCGCAATCATCGCCGGCCTGGTTCTGTCGATCACAACGATCGGACCGGGGCTTGCCACGGGGGCCTGGCATCTAGGGCTCGCCCTCGTGGTGTTCGGGTTCACCGTCGGCGCGCTGGACGTGTCGATGAACGCGCACGCAGTCGAGGTCGAACGGCGCTATCAGCGGCCCATCATGGCGGCGTTCCACGCCCTGTTCTCCGTGGGTGGCGCCGCAGGAGCGCTGCTCGGAGCGTTGACACTGGCCGCGGGATGGGCACCGGTGACGGCGCTTACCGCCGCCGGCGGGATCGGCATCGTGGCGGTCACCGCGGTCTCGCGCTGGGTGGTGCGAGTTCCTGCACGCCGTCCTGCCGAGTCCGCTACCGACGAGAAGGCGCCGGGGCGACTGTCCACCCGGGTGCTCCTACTCGGGGCTATCGCGTTCGCCCTCATGCTCTCCGAGGGCGTCGCAAACGACTGGAGCGCGCTGCAGGTCAAGGAGGATCTCGGGGCATCGGATGCTGTCGCCGCCCTCGCGTTCGGCGCGTTTTCGGTAGCGATGACGGTGGGCCGGTTGACCGCAGACCGTGTGAGCGGCGCTTTCGGACCCGTCGCCGTGATTCGTTACGGAATGCTCATCGCGGCCACAGGACTACTGCTGATCTTGATCTCGGGAGTACTCACGCTCACACTCGTCGGCTGGGCCCTGTTCGGCTTGGGACTGTCGGGTAGCCTCCCGCAGATCTTCACCGCCGCGGGCAACCTGGGGTCCGGCCCCCCGGGTGCCAACATGTCCAAGGTCGTCACGCTCGGATACCTGGGATTTCTTTCAGGACCGGCCGTAATGGGCTGGATCAGCCAGGTGATTCCCCTCACCACCGCCATGACGATTCCGCTGCTGTGCGTCATCGTCGTCGCTGCGTGTGGGGATGCCGTGCGCGCCACACCGGCCCCCGTTCACCAAAATCACAGCAGACTCTCCTGA
- a CDS encoding RNA-guided endonuclease InsQ/TnpB family protein gives MQLRYNYRISPTPGQRQALSRAFGCARVVFNDALAARLSAFEQKLPYPKDGELSHKLITDAKKTEERAWLSEVSAVVLQQALADLNTAYRNFFSSITGTRKGPKVAQPRFRSRKHNRQAIRFTRNARFQVTGAGRLRLPKIGDVKVSWSRELPAEPSSVTIIKDASGRYFASFVVQTGDHETLPSTDTEVGIDLGLTSFAVTSDGKVIESPKFFRQAERRLKKAQQALSSKQKGSKNWEKARVEVARAHTRVADRRKDFHHKLSTQIIRENQAVCVENLSVKGLSRTRLAKSVHDAGWSSFVNMLEYVNMLEYKAQRHGRTFTRVDRWFPSTRMCSECGAVGEKKPLRVRVWTCPCGAVHDRDINAAKNLLAAGRAERLNACGADGRLRPAEAVSSEAGTHRGAA, from the coding sequence GTGCAGCTTCGATACAACTACCGGATCTCCCCGACCCCGGGGCAGCGGCAAGCGTTGTCCCGGGCGTTCGGGTGTGCGCGGGTGGTGTTCAACGACGCCCTCGCAGCCCGGTTGTCGGCGTTCGAACAGAAGTTGCCGTACCCGAAGGACGGCGAGCTGTCCCACAAGCTCATCACCGACGCCAAGAAAACCGAGGAACGTGCCTGGCTGAGTGAGGTATCCGCAGTCGTCCTGCAACAAGCCCTCGCGGACCTGAACACCGCCTACCGCAACTTTTTCTCCTCCATCACCGGCACACGGAAGGGTCCGAAGGTCGCCCAACCGCGATTCCGGTCCCGTAAACACAACCGGCAAGCAATCCGGTTCACCAGAAACGCCCGGTTCCAGGTCACCGGCGCGGGCAGACTGCGACTGCCGAAGATCGGGGACGTCAAGGTCAGTTGGTCGCGGGAACTACCCGCGGAACCCTCCTCGGTCACGATCATCAAGGATGCGTCCGGCCGGTACTTCGCCTCGTTCGTGGTGCAGACCGGAGACCACGAAACGCTGCCTTCGACCGACACCGAGGTGGGCATCGACCTCGGGCTCACCTCGTTCGCCGTGACCAGCGACGGCAAGGTGATCGAGTCCCCGAAGTTCTTCCGGCAAGCCGAACGCCGGTTGAAGAAGGCGCAACAAGCCCTGTCCAGTAAACAGAAGGGCTCGAAGAACTGGGAAAAGGCGCGAGTGGAAGTGGCCCGGGCGCACACCAGGGTCGCCGACCGGCGCAAGGACTTCCACCACAAGCTCTCGACGCAGATCATCCGCGAAAACCAAGCGGTGTGCGTCGAGAACCTGTCGGTGAAGGGCCTGAGCCGCACCCGACTAGCCAAGTCGGTACACGATGCCGGGTGGTCGAGCTTCGTCAACATGCTCGAGTACGTCAACATGCTCGAGTACAAGGCGCAGCGGCACGGGCGGACGTTCACCCGGGTCGACCGCTGGTTCCCGTCCACCCGCATGTGTTCGGAGTGTGGGGCGGTCGGGGAGAAGAAGCCGTTGCGCGTCCGCGTCTGGACGTGCCCGTGCGGAGCAGTCCACGACCGGGACATCAATGCGGCGAAAAACCTTCTCGCGGCAGGGCGTGCCGAGAGACTAAACGCCTGTGGAGCAGACGGAAGACTTCGGCCCGCCGAAGCGGTCAGCAGTGAAGCAGGAACCCATCGAGGTGCCGCATGA
- a CDS encoding NAD(P)(+) transhydrogenase (Re/Si-specific) subunit beta, with the protein MEYLVDILYIIAFAMFIYGLMGLTGPKTAVRGNQIAAAGMLVAVVATLISIRDTSNWALVVTGLVIGVLLGVPPALRTKMTAMPQLVALFNGVGGGTVALIAYAEFLDSDGFTAFSHGEMPTVHIVIASLFAAIVGSVSFWGSVIAFLKLQETLPGRPIGIGKFQQPLNAVLLIGAVLLAVVIGVKAIDPTEATSQWWIVGVLVLAATLGLMVVLPIGGADMPVVISLLNALTGLSAAAAGLALNNQAMIVAGMIVGASGSILTNLMAKAMNRSIPAIVAGGFGGGAATAAVGDGTVKTAKSTSAADAAIQMAYANQVIVVPGYGLAVAQAQHAVKDMAKLLESKGVEVKYAIHPVAGRMPGHMNVLLAEADVEYDAMKEMDEINDEFARTDVTLVIGANDVTNPAARNDPSSPIHGMPILNVDQSRSVIVLKRSMNSGFAGIDNPLFFADDTAMLFGDAKKMVSEVTEELKAL; encoded by the coding sequence GTGGAATACCTGGTCGACATCCTCTACATCATCGCTTTCGCGATGTTCATCTACGGTCTGATGGGTCTGACGGGCCCCAAGACCGCGGTACGGGGCAATCAGATCGCGGCGGCAGGCATGCTCGTCGCCGTCGTCGCCACCCTGATCTCGATCCGCGATACCTCCAACTGGGCTCTGGTCGTAACCGGCCTGGTGATCGGTGTGTTGTTGGGGGTGCCACCCGCGTTGCGGACGAAGATGACGGCGATGCCGCAGCTGGTCGCTCTCTTCAACGGGGTCGGGGGCGGCACCGTCGCCCTGATCGCCTATGCAGAGTTCCTGGATTCGGACGGTTTCACCGCGTTTTCGCACGGGGAGATGCCGACTGTGCACATCGTGATCGCCTCCCTGTTCGCAGCGATCGTCGGGTCGGTCTCGTTCTGGGGATCGGTCATCGCCTTCTTGAAGTTGCAGGAAACCCTGCCGGGCAGGCCGATCGGCATAGGGAAGTTCCAGCAACCGCTCAATGCCGTGCTGCTGATTGGAGCGGTGCTGCTGGCAGTGGTCATCGGGGTCAAGGCCATCGACCCCACCGAAGCAACGAGTCAGTGGTGGATCGTTGGCGTCCTGGTCCTCGCGGCGACCCTCGGATTGATGGTGGTTCTGCCGATCGGTGGTGCCGACATGCCAGTCGTCATTTCGCTGCTCAACGCCCTCACCGGTTTGTCCGCAGCAGCAGCCGGTCTGGCCTTGAACAATCAGGCGATGATCGTGGCCGGAATGATCGTCGGCGCGTCAGGCTCGATCCTCACGAACCTGATGGCGAAAGCCATGAATCGGTCGATTCCGGCGATCGTGGCCGGCGGATTCGGTGGCGGCGCCGCGACTGCGGCAGTCGGGGACGGGACGGTGAAGACAGCGAAGTCCACCTCGGCGGCGGACGCCGCGATCCAGATGGCGTACGCGAACCAGGTGATCGTGGTCCCGGGATACGGTCTGGCCGTGGCTCAAGCCCAGCACGCGGTGAAGGACATGGCGAAGCTACTCGAATCCAAGGGTGTGGAGGTCAAGTACGCCATCCACCCGGTCGCAGGCCGGATGCCCGGCCACATGAACGTTCTCCTTGCAGAGGCTGATGTCGAGTACGACGCGATGAAGGAAATGGACGAGATCAACGACGAGTTCGCTCGCACCGACGTCACCCTGGTGATCGGAGCGAACGACGTCACCAACCCCGCCGCACGCAACGATCCTTCCAGCCCGATTCACGGTATGCCGATTCTGAACGTGGATCAGTCGAGGTCGGTGATCGTGCTCAAGAGGTCGATGAACTCGGGGTTCGCAGGGATCGACAACCCACTGTTCTTCGCAGACGACACCGCGATGCTCTTCGGGGATGCGAAGAAGATGGTCAGCGAGGTAACCGAGGAACTGAAGGCGCTGTAG
- a CDS encoding NAD(P) transhydrogenase subunit alpha: MYTELLANIAILVLSGFVGFAVISKVPNTLHTPLMSGTNAIHGIVVLGALVVLGKVDNPPWGLQVILFVALVFGTINVVGGFVVTDRMLGMFKSRPVARADAPSADSVDKTGEK; the protein is encoded by the coding sequence ATGTACACCGAACTGTTGGCGAACATCGCGATCCTGGTGTTGTCCGGGTTCGTGGGTTTCGCGGTGATCTCGAAGGTCCCGAACACCTTGCACACCCCGTTGATGTCGGGCACGAACGCCATCCACGGCATCGTTGTGCTCGGTGCGCTGGTGGTGTTGGGCAAGGTCGACAACCCGCCGTGGGGTCTGCAGGTGATCCTGTTCGTGGCGCTGGTGTTCGGAACGATCAACGTGGTCGGTGGCTTTGTGGTCACCGACCGGATGCTGGGGATGTTCAAGTCCAGACCCGTGGCGCGCGCTGATGCCCCGTCCGCCGATTCAGTCGACAAGACGGGGGAGAAGTAG
- a CDS encoding Re/Si-specific NAD(P)(+) transhydrogenase subunit alpha, which translates to MDTSQSTARPRPTVGVPRESNEGERRVALVPKIVAALIGKGVEVVVEPGAGLGALIPDDLYVAAGAKIADPWSADVLVKVAPPSDAEVARLHAGQTLIGFLAPRSQDNQLAALKSAGVQAFAVEAIPRISRAQVMDALSSQANVSGYKAVLLAASVSTRFFPMLTTAAGTVKPATVLVLGVGVAGLQALATAKRLGGRATGYDVRPEVADQVRSVGAQWLDLGIDAVGEGGYARELSEDERAQQQQALEDAIKTFDVVITTALVPGRPAPRLVTAAAVAGMKPGSVVVDLAGETGGNCELTEPGQTVVKHGVTICSPLNLPSTMPEHSSELYAKNLSALLELMLVEGQLAPDFSDEVLAASCVTREEAVS; encoded by the coding sequence ATGGATACATCGCAGAGCACGGCACGGCCACGTCCGACGGTCGGCGTCCCTCGCGAATCGAACGAGGGTGAGCGTCGGGTGGCGTTGGTGCCGAAGATCGTGGCCGCCTTGATCGGCAAGGGGGTGGAGGTAGTGGTCGAGCCGGGAGCTGGTCTCGGCGCTCTGATTCCCGACGATCTGTATGTCGCAGCGGGCGCGAAGATCGCCGATCCGTGGTCGGCGGACGTGCTCGTCAAGGTAGCGCCGCCGTCGGATGCCGAGGTGGCCCGGTTGCATGCGGGGCAGACGCTGATCGGGTTCCTGGCCCCTCGCAGCCAGGACAATCAACTGGCGGCGTTGAAGTCGGCGGGGGTGCAGGCATTCGCGGTGGAGGCGATCCCGCGCATTTCCCGGGCGCAGGTAATGGACGCGCTGTCTTCGCAGGCGAATGTTTCGGGATACAAGGCGGTGCTGCTGGCGGCGTCAGTGTCGACCCGGTTCTTCCCGATGCTCACCACCGCCGCCGGTACCGTCAAGCCCGCGACCGTGCTGGTACTCGGAGTCGGCGTGGCCGGGTTGCAGGCGTTGGCGACGGCCAAGAGGCTCGGCGGCAGGGCCACGGGATACGACGTGCGCCCGGAGGTGGCCGATCAAGTCCGGTCGGTGGGTGCGCAGTGGCTGGATCTGGGGATCGATGCGGTCGGTGAGGGCGGGTACGCGCGGGAGCTCTCCGAAGACGAAAGGGCGCAGCAGCAACAGGCGCTCGAGGATGCGATCAAGACCTTCGATGTGGTCATCACGACCGCGCTGGTTCCAGGTCGTCCGGCACCCCGGCTGGTGACGGCCGCGGCCGTAGCGGGCATGAAACCGGGATCGGTTGTGGTGGATCTGGCGGGAGAGACCGGCGGCAATTGCGAGCTGACCGAACCAGGGCAAACCGTGGTCAAGCACGGGGTCACGATCTGCTCGCCGTTGAATTTACCCTCCACGATGCCCGAACACTCGTCGGAGCTATATGCGAAAAACCTCTCAGCCCTTCTGGAGCTGATGCTGGTCGAAGGCCAGTTGGCCCCTGACTTCTCGGATGAGGTGCTCGCCGCCTCCTGCGTCACCCGTGAGGAGGCGGTGTCCTGA
- a CDS encoding DUF488 family protein, N3 subclade — MRTPKEQSMPSVAEKPSVVVERVYDHPTEGDGLRLFVDRLWPRGLRRDAFHFDDWAKDLAPSTELRHWYSHDIAAFSEFRERYVHELESATGRKAVSRVRELAHGRPIVLLTATKDLRHSHAEVLGEYLRNQS, encoded by the coding sequence GTGAGAACGCCGAAAGAACAGAGCATGCCGAGCGTCGCCGAGAAGCCGTCTGTCGTGGTCGAGCGGGTCTACGACCACCCGACCGAAGGCGACGGATTGCGACTGTTCGTCGACCGCCTCTGGCCGCGTGGACTGCGCAGGGATGCCTTCCATTTCGACGACTGGGCCAAGGATCTCGCACCGTCGACGGAGCTACGTCATTGGTACTCGCACGACATCGCCGCTTTCAGCGAGTTCCGAGAGCGGTACGTCCACGAGTTGGAGTCGGCTACCGGCCGGAAAGCCGTCTCCCGAGTACGCGAACTCGCCCATGGGCGGCCGATCGTCCTCTTGACCGCGACCAAGGACCTTCGACACAGTCACGCCGAAGTCCTCGGCGAATACCTGCGGAATCAATCCTGA
- a CDS encoding AMP-binding protein, with translation MFPGNFVATTPDKPAVIRPSTGEQITYRELDGRSARLARYLRSLGLKVGDHLALVSSNDIRVFEVYWAALRSGLYVTLVNWHLNPEECGYVIDDCGAEVLIVAADVASAVPYEPDQLPRVRHRLVYGGELRGFDSYEEALAGQSDKPLDSQPRGRDMLYSSGTTGRPKGVKPALPDGEVDADMDPYAAAFVAIYGFDSDSIYLCPAPLYHAAPLRFCAAINSVGGTIILMDRFDAEESLRLIERYRVTHSQWVPTMFVRMLKLPKAVRAKFDLSSQKVAIHAAAPCPPDVKRSMIEWWGPIIHEYYASTEGAGATFIDSAESLAKPGSVGRDGVMGVVHICDESGNDLPAGEIGTVYWEQEERSFEYHNDPVKTQAATHPLHPAWTTCGDIGYLDSDRYLYLTDRAAFMIISGGVNIYPQESENVLIMHPKVFDVAVIGVPDEEMGEQVKAVVQLVDGVEPSDAVASELLDYVRDRVSHYKAPRTIDFSDDLPRTATGKLVKHRLRAKYLKAG, from the coding sequence ATGTTCCCTGGAAACTTCGTTGCAACCACGCCCGACAAGCCCGCGGTTATCCGCCCCTCGACAGGGGAGCAGATTACCTACCGGGAATTGGACGGGCGCTCCGCCCGTCTCGCACGGTACCTCCGCTCCCTCGGGCTGAAAGTAGGCGACCACCTAGCTCTCGTGTCGAGCAACGACATCCGGGTGTTCGAAGTGTATTGGGCAGCGCTGCGATCGGGGCTGTACGTCACACTGGTCAATTGGCACCTGAACCCGGAGGAATGCGGATACGTAATCGACGACTGCGGAGCCGAAGTCCTGATCGTCGCGGCGGACGTCGCCAGCGCCGTCCCGTACGAACCGGACCAACTTCCCCGGGTTCGGCATCGCCTCGTGTACGGAGGCGAGCTCCGTGGGTTCGACAGCTACGAGGAAGCTCTCGCCGGGCAGTCGGACAAACCGCTCGACTCGCAACCCCGCGGTCGAGACATGTTGTACTCCTCGGGCACAACGGGACGGCCCAAGGGTGTCAAACCCGCTCTGCCCGATGGTGAAGTGGACGCCGACATGGATCCGTACGCCGCGGCATTCGTTGCGATCTACGGATTCGACTCGGACTCGATCTACCTTTGCCCCGCGCCCCTGTATCACGCAGCCCCGCTGCGGTTCTGCGCCGCGATCAACTCCGTCGGCGGAACCATCATCTTGATGGACCGATTCGATGCCGAGGAATCGCTGCGATTGATCGAGCGATATCGCGTGACCCACAGCCAGTGGGTGCCGACGATGTTCGTGCGGATGCTCAAGCTGCCGAAGGCTGTTCGCGCAAAGTTCGATCTGTCGAGCCAGAAGGTGGCAATTCATGCGGCGGCACCGTGCCCACCCGATGTGAAACGATCGATGATCGAGTGGTGGGGTCCGATAATTCACGAATACTATGCCTCCACCGAAGGGGCGGGTGCCACGTTCATCGACAGCGCGGAGTCGCTTGCCAAGCCAGGATCGGTGGGTCGCGACGGAGTAATGGGTGTCGTCCACATTTGCGACGAGAGTGGCAACGATCTGCCCGCAGGCGAGATCGGCACCGTTTACTGGGAGCAGGAGGAGCGATCGTTCGAATATCACAACGATCCAGTGAAGACACAGGCCGCGACGCATCCCCTCCATCCGGCGTGGACAACGTGTGGCGACATCGGCTACCTCGACTCCGATCGATATCTGTATCTGACCGACCGCGCGGCGTTCATGATCATCTCGGGTGGAGTGAACATCTACCCGCAGGAGTCGGAGAACGTGCTCATCATGCATCCCAAGGTGTTCGATGTCGCCGTGATCGGTGTGCCCGATGAGGAGATGGGTGAACAGGTAAAGGCGGTGGTGCAACTCGTCGACGGTGTCGAACCGTCCGACGCCGTGGCCAGCGAATTGCTCGACTATGTTCGCGATCGGGTCAGCCACTACAAGGCGCCGCGCACCATCGACTTTTCCGACGACCTGCCGCGCACCGCCACCGGAAAGCTGGTCAAGCACCGGTTGAGGGCGAAGTATTTGAAAGCCGGCTGA
- a CDS encoding maleylpyruvate isomerase family mycothiol-dependent enzyme translates to MNTLQRESILDALFEEWDALDQVLSPLQGDAWFTPTSLPGWTVHDVVAHIIGTESLLAGVPAPHTSIDVRGLAHVRNEMGAFNEEWVEGLRGCAGSEMLEKFRAITTRRRAELTEMTDEMLAAETTTPVGPAPYLRFMLIRLFDCWMHELDIRDALGLPGEEGDRRANIAFTEITGAVAFLVGKRGKAPDGARITLELTGPLARTIHIVVDGRAKVVEDLPAEATTTITLDSRLFTRLAGGRTTAAEHRDEITLHGDAEVGKRIVDNLAFTI, encoded by the coding sequence GTGAACACCTTGCAAAGGGAATCGATCCTCGACGCGCTGTTCGAGGAATGGGACGCGCTCGATCAGGTGCTGTCGCCGCTGCAGGGCGACGCGTGGTTCACACCGACGTCCCTGCCGGGCTGGACGGTCCACGACGTCGTCGCCCACATCATCGGCACCGAATCTCTCCTCGCGGGAGTTCCAGCCCCGCACACCAGCATCGACGTCCGGGGCCTCGCCCATGTCCGCAACGAAATGGGCGCCTTCAACGAAGAGTGGGTGGAGGGATTGCGGGGTTGCGCGGGCTCGGAGATGCTCGAGAAGTTCCGCGCAATCACCACCCGCAGGCGGGCTGAGCTGACCGAGATGACGGACGAGATGCTCGCGGCCGAAACCACCACACCGGTTGGACCGGCACCCTATCTCCGTTTCATGCTTATCCGCCTCTTCGACTGCTGGATGCACGAACTCGACATCCGCGACGCGCTGGGATTACCAGGCGAAGAGGGCGACCGCCGGGCGAACATCGCGTTCACGGAGATCACCGGTGCCGTCGCATTCCTCGTCGGCAAGCGCGGCAAGGCCCCGGACGGGGCCAGGATCACGCTGGAACTGACGGGACCGCTCGCACGAACCATCCACATCGTGGTCGACGGCAGGGCGAAGGTGGTCGAGGATTTGCCCGCCGAGGCGACCACCACCATCACCCTCGACTCACGACTGTTCACGCGGCTGGCGGGTGGCAGAACCACGGCAGCCGAGCACCGTGACGAAATCACGCTGCACGGAGACGCCGAAGTCGGCAAGAGGATCGTCGACAACCTCGCGTTCACGATCTGA
- a CDS encoding Type 1 glutamine amidotransferase-like domain-containing protein, whose amino-acid sequence MRLFLSSYRFGADPAPLLSLVGSAGRVGVVAAAADAWPPAARASAVVSDVMPLARLGFTPEEVDLRDYIRSDGNARVDALQERLAGLDMLWVRGGNTFVLRAQMARSGADRVIPELLRNDALVYAGYSAGACVMTPTLYGLDSCDDPAEVNATCGMDPLWDGLGMVSFAIVPHHPPAESPESGESMLLEEAAGVRRTVDALRLAGIDYRTLTDDQAIVVNGDRTELV is encoded by the coding sequence GTGCGCCTGTTCCTCTCGTCATATCGGTTCGGTGCCGACCCCGCACCATTGCTATCGCTGGTCGGCAGCGCTGGACGCGTCGGCGTGGTTGCCGCCGCGGCGGATGCCTGGCCGCCTGCGGCACGAGCGTCTGCAGTTGTCAGCGATGTGATGCCGTTGGCGCGCCTGGGCTTCACTCCGGAAGAGGTGGACCTGCGCGATTACATCCGCAGCGACGGGAACGCGAGAGTCGACGCGCTGCAGGAGCGGCTGGCCGGGCTCGACATGCTCTGGGTCCGGGGCGGGAACACATTCGTGTTGCGCGCACAGATGGCCAGAAGCGGGGCTGACCGGGTGATCCCTGAACTATTGCGGAACGACGCGTTGGTGTATGCCGGGTACAGCGCGGGCGCGTGTGTCATGACTCCAACGCTCTACGGTCTCGACTCCTGCGATGACCCGGCGGAAGTGAACGCGACCTGCGGCATGGATCCGCTCTGGGACGGCTTGGGCATGGTGAGCTTCGCAATCGTCCCCCATCATCCGCCCGCTGAATCTCCAGAGTCCGGAGAGTCCATGCTGCTCGAGGAAGCCGCAGGAGTTCGGCGAACAGTCGATGCGCTCAGGCTCGCCGGGATCGATTACCGGACCCTCACCGATGACCAGGCGATCGTCGTGAACGGAGATCGCACCGAACTCGTCTAG